CGCCGGATCACATCCTCGGCGTGCGCATGCAGGGCCTGACGGCCGGCGAACAGCAGGGCCGGGTCGATGTTGCCCTGCACCGGCGTCGCGCCGCCCAACCGGTCGCTGGCCTCGTCCAGCGGGATCCGGTGGTCGATGCCGACGACGTCGGCGCCGACGTCGCGCATGGCGGTGAGCAGCTCGCCGGTGCCGACGCCGAAATGCACCCGCGGCACCGGCAGGTCGGCCACCGCGGCGAACACGGCCGCCGAGTGCGGGGCGACGAACCGCTCGTAGTCGGGCCGGCTCAACGCGCCCGCCCAGGAGTCGAAGACCTGCACCGCCGAGGCGCCGGCCAGGATCTGGGCCCGCAGGAACGCGCCGGTCACCCCGGCCACCCAGGTCAGCAGCGCGTGCCAGACCTGCGGCTCGGCGTGCATCAGGGTCTTGGTCAGCCGGTGATCGCGGCTGGGCCCGCCCTCGACCAGGTAGGAGGCCAGGGTGAACGGGGCCCCGGCGAAGCCGATCAGCGGCGTCGACCCGAGCTCGGCGACCACGCCGGCGGCCTCGGCCGCCACCGGCGCCAGGGCGTCGGGATCCAGCGTCGGCAACGCGGCGACGTCGGCGGCGGTGCGGATCGGGGCGGCCACCACCGGGCCGGTCCCGGCCACGATCTGCACGTCGATCCCGGCCAGCTTGAGCGGCACCACGATGTCGCTGAACAGGATCGCCGCGTCCACGCCGTGCCGGCGCACGGGCTGCAGGGTGATCTCCGCGGCCAGCTCGGGCATCAGGCAGGACTCGAGCATGCCGATGCCCCGGCGGACCTCGCGGTACTCGGGCAGCGACCGGCCGGCCTGGCGCATGAACCAGACGGGCCGGTGGGCCGGCCGGGTACCCCGGTAGGCGGCCAGCAGCGGCGCCCCGGCGGTGCGGCCGTCGACCAGCGGATGGGTCGGGGGGAGCGCGTCACCCATCGGGCCGGCGGCGGTCCCGGTGGCGGTCTCGGAAGCAGTCATCCCTGCCATCGTGTCACCTCGGCCACCCGGCCGGCCGGCGCGGTGCCCGGCTCCGGACAAAAGTCCTGGTCAGACCGGGTCGGCAAAGCTAGGTGAGGCTTGCCTTCGTACCGGGCCGGACGGTCCCACCGGTAGCATTCCGGATCATGCTCATGGTTCTTGGCGCCAGCCATCACGACCTCGAGCTGACGCAGTTGGACCGGCTCGCCATGCACCCGACGCTGCTCAGCCGGGCCGTCGGCGAGCTGGCCCGCCAACCGGACATGCCGATCGACGGCGCCGTCGTCGTCTCGACCTGCAACCGGCTCGAGATCTACCTGGACGCCGCCCGGTTCCACGACGCGATCGAGGGCGTCGCCGCCCAGCTGGCCCAGGTGACCGGGCTGGACGCGGTCGAGGTCGCGGCCATGCTCAAGGTCCGGGTGGGCGCGCCCGCGGTGGCCCATCTGTTCACCGTGGCCTCCGGGCTGGACTCGATGGTCGTCGGCGAGGTGGAGATCGCCGGGCAGATCGCCCGGGCGCTGCGCGAGGCGCAGGCCGCCGGCACCGTCTCGCCCCCCATCAACCAGCTGTTCCAGACCGCGGCCCGGGTGGCCAAGCAGGTCGCCACCGAAACCGGGCTGGGCGCGGCCGGCCGGTCGGTCGCCTCGGTCGCCCTGGACATCACCGGCGTCGGCCCGGGCGGGCCGGGCGCGCAGACCGCGCTGATCATCGGCACCGGCGCCTACGCGCGGGTCGTCGCCGCCGAGCTGCGCACCCGCGGGGTCACCCAGCTGCTCGTGCATTCGCCCAGCGGCCGCGCCGACACCTTCGCCGACCGGCACGCCGCCACCGCCGTGTCCGCCGCCGACCTGGTCGCGACCATGGCCCAGGTCGACCTCGTGGTGGCCTGCAGCGGGCAGTCCGCCGGGATGCTCGACGAGGCCATGCTGGCCGCCGCGGTCGCCGCCCGGTCGCGGCCGTTGCCGATCATCGACCTGGCCCTGCACCCGCATGTCGCCGGACCGGCCCGGGCAGTGCCCGGGGTGCGTGTGGTGGACCTGCATTCGGTGCAGCAGCAGGTCGATCCGGCCCACCTGGACGCTGTCGTCTCCGCCCAGGACATCGTCATCGCCGGCGTCGCCGCCTTCGAGGAGCGGATGGCCATCCGGCGGTTGGATCCGGCCGTGGTCGCGTTGCGCCAGCACGTCACCGGCACGGTGGAGAAGGAACTGGACCGGCTGCGGGCCAAGTACCCGGCCGACGTGGCCGCGGACGTGGAGCGGGCCCTGCACCGGGTGACCCAGGCCCTGCTGCACACCCCGACGCTGCGCGCCCAGGAACTGGCCCGCACCGGTGACGGCGCCGGTTACGTCCAGGCCCTGCACACGCTGTTCGGCATCGACATCACCGAATCGGAGACCGCGGCGCACCCGGTCGCCGCCCTGCGCACCAGCTGAGCCCACCAGCACCGCGCACCAGCAGAGCGCACCAGCCGAGCACTCCGAGCCGGGCGGCCCGTCGACGACGAACGACGACGAACCGCCCGCACCGGGGTCAGGCCAGTCCGGCCGCCTCGAACGCACCCAGGGTCGGCTTGATCGTCGCGGTCGGCCCGACCTCGCCGGCGATCGCGTCCAGCGTCTTGAGGCCGTCACCGGTGTTGAACACCACGGTCTCGGCCTCGGGGTCGAGCTGGCCGCTGGCCAGCAGCTTGCGCAGGGTGGCGATGGTGACGCCGCCGGCGGTCTCGCCGAAGATGCCCTCGGTGCGGGCCAGCAGCTTGATGCCGGCGATCACCTCGTCGTCGCTGACGTCCTCGATCGCCCCGCCGGTGCGCCGGGTCACGTCCAGCACGTACGGGCCGTCCGCCGGGTTGCCGATGGCCAGCGACTTGGCGATGGTGTCCGGCCGGACCGGCTTGACCACGTCCCAGCCCTGCTTGAACGCCTCGGACACCGGCGAGCAGCCGGTCGCCTGGGCACCGAACACCTTGTACGGCGTGGGTTCGACCAGGCCCAGCTCGCCCAGCTCGGTGAAGCCCTTGTCCACCTTGACCAGCTGCGCGCCGGAGGCGATGGGGATGACGACCTGCTCGGGCAGCCGCCAGCCGAGCTGCTCGGCGACCTCGAAGCCCAGGGTCTTGGAGCCCTCGGCGTAGTAGGGCCGGACGTTGACGTTGACGAACGCCCAGTCCTCCTGCTCGGCGGCGATCTCGCCGGCCAGCCGGTTGATGTCGTCGTAGTTGCCGTCGACCGCGACCAGGGTGCCGCCGTAGGCGGCGGTGGTCAGGATCTTCTGCTGCTCCAGATTGGCCGGGATCAGCACGACGGACCGGATGCCGGCCCGGGCGGCGGCCGCGGCGACCGCGTTGGCCAGGTTGCCGGTGCTCGGGCAGGCCAGCACGGTGAAGCCGAGCTTGCGGGCCGCGGCCAGCGCGACGGCGACGACGCGGTCCTTGAACGAGTGGGTCGGGTTCCCGGAGTCGTCCTTGACCCAGAGCCGGCGCATGCCCAGCTCCTTGGCCAGGTTGTCGGCCCGGATCAGCTTGGTGTTGCCCGGGTTCATGTTCGGGGTCTGTGCGACGTCGGCCGGCACCGGCAACAGGTCGGCGTACCGCCAGATGTTCGCCGGACCGGACTCGATCCGCTGCTTGAGGGCGTCGCCGCGCAAGGTGAACTCGTAGGCCACCTCGAGCGGCCCGAAACACTCCATACACGCGTAGTACGGGCCCAGTTCGACGCGGTTGCCGCACTCGCGACAGGACAGCGCGACGGCGGGACCCAGATCGATGCCGGGCGCGGAGGCGGAACCGGCGGACCCGGGGGTGGACAGCACAGAGGTCATGACGAGGCCTTTCTGCTCATCTTCCCCGCCGAAGCGGGACGGAAGTGGCACCTGCTGTCGATCGGCCCCGGACGCGCGGTCAGGAGATGACGATCATCAACAGTGGTTGCCGGGGCTTCATCGGGCCGTGTCCCTCTGCCCCTCTGGATGAGGTGGGTTCTTCAGTTGTCCGGCAATCGTAACGCATCTCCCGAGGCCGCCGACCGGTCGCGACGGCCGGCCGCGACGACTGGCCGGGGGTCGTCGATCGGCGGTGCGGCGGCCGGTGTCACAGCCCCCTGGCACCATGTCGGGCATGGCGCAGACGGGATCCGGGTCGGGTGAGCTGACCCCGCTGGTGCTTCTCACCGGTGACGAGCAGCTGCTGGTCGACCGGGCGATTTCCCGGGCGACGGCCGCGGCCCGCCGGATCGAGGCGGGCGCCGAACGCCGCGACGGCGTCGCCGCCGGGCTCACCGTGGGGGAGTTCTCCGACCTGGTCGCGCCGAGCCTGTTCGCCGAACCCCGGGTGGTGGTCATCCGCGGCGCGCACGAGGCCGGCAAGGACCTGGCCGCCGCGCTGATCGGGTACACCAAGGACCCGGTCGAGGGGGTGTGGCTGGTCGTCCAGCACGCCGGCGGCGCCCGCAACAAGGCCATCGGCGAGGCCCTGACCAAGGCCGGGGCCACCGTGGTGACCTGCAACAAGATCACCCGGCTCAACGAGCGGATCGACTTCGTCCGGGCCGAGATCCGGCGGGCCGGCGGCACCACCAACCCGGCCGCGGTGACCGCGCTGGTCGAGGCGGTCGGCTCGGATCTGCGGGAGCTGGCCGCGGCGGCCGACCAGCTGGTGGCCGACACCGGCGGCACCGTCGACGAGCAGGCGGTCCGCCGCTATCACCGGGGCCGGGCCGAGGTCACCGGGTTCACCGTGTCCGACGCCACGATGTCCGGTGACCTGGCCGGCGCGCTGGAGTCGCTGCGCTGGGCGCTGGGGGTCGGGGTGGCGCCCGTGCTGGTCGCCGATGCGCTGGCCGATGGCGTCCGGACGGTGGCCAAGGTGTCCGGGGCCAAGGGCGGCAATTCCTACGCGATCGCCTCCGCGCTGGGCATGCCGCCGTGGAAGGTCGATCGAGCCCGGGGGATGGCCCGCGGCTGGTCGACCGACGGGTTGGTCGGCGGCATGGCGATCGTGGCCGAGCTGAACGCCGCGGTCAAAGGCGCGGCGGTCGATGTCGAGTACGCGTTGGAGCGCGCGGTGATCGATCTGGTGGCAGCACGAAAGCGCCGGTGACCCGCTCGGTCACCGGCGCCGGAAGCGGTGGATCAGACCTGGTTGACCAGCTGGGTCAGCGCCGACTTGCGGTTGGCGGCCTGGTTCGCGTGGATGACGCCCTTGGAGGCGGCCTTGTCCAGGCTGCGGCAGGCGGCCTTGAGCTCGACCTCGGCCGCCGTCTTGTCGCCGGCCTCGGCTGCGGTCCGCACCTTGCGCACGGCCGTCTTCAGCGACGACTTGACCGACTTGTTGCGCAGTCGCGCAGCTTCGTTGGTGCGGTTGCGCTTGATCTGGGACTTGATGTTGGCCACGCCGGAATGCCTTCGTTTCGTCGTTGGGAGTGACCGACACGTTCGTCGATCGTGGGTGTGACGCCGTCGGGCACACACGGCGGTCCACTTTACCAGCCGCCACAAGCCGGTCACAAACCCGAGCTGATCTTCCCGTAGCGATCAGGGGCAACGATACGCGGTCGGCTCGGGCCGGCCGTCGCTGTCCAGCGCGGCGCCCACCCAGCCGACCACCCCCGGGTCGGCGGGCAGGTCCAGGTGCGAGACCGTCGCCCGGGGGCATCGGTCCTGGATGACCAGCGACCGGACCCGGTCGGCCGGCCCAACCGGCGACTGCCCGTCCACCGGCGTCACCACGGTGTCGTCCCGGCTGGAAATGGTCGCGTAGCGCACCTGCCCGTCCAGGTCGCCGCCGGCGTCCAGCTCGGTCAGCAGGGCCGAGCCGGCGGTCTGATCCGCGCAGGCCGGACAGGCGGCCGCCGGCACCCCGGTGAGCAGGTCCGCGGTCGAGCCGTGGAACGACGGCGCGATCAGCACCGCGCTGGCCACCGCCGGGGCCAGACCGTCCAGCCGCAGCGCGGTCCGCAGCACCAACCCACCCTGGGAGAACCCGACCACGTCGACTTGATCGGCCCCGGTCGCGGCGCGGACGTCCTGGACGAAGCCGGCCGCGGCGCTCGCCGAGTCACGGACCGGGGCGACGCCGGCCAGGGAGTAGTTCAGGCCGTAGACGCAGCGCCCGCCGGCCTGCAGCGCCGCGGCCAGGGCGGTGAAATTGCTCTGCACCGTGGAGAACGTGCCGGGCAGCAGCACCACCGGCCGCTCCGCCGACCGGCAGGACGGGTCGTTCACTCCGGGGACGTGCACATCGGGAAGGGGGGACCGGATCCGGGACGGGGACGCAGTCGGTGCCAGGGTCGGCACCGACGACGAGGGGGTCGGGGCAGCGGTGGTCGGGACAGCGGTGGTCGGGACGGCGGTGGTGGCCGGGTCGGTCGGCGCGCCGGCGGCGGAGCAGGCGCCGACCGCCAACAACAGCCCGACCAGCACCGATGCCGGTCGGCCGGCCCGAACAGTGCGCCTCATCGCCTGCCACCGTAGAGCCGGCCGGGGTCCCCGGAGAAAGTCGGAAGAAAAAGTCGGAAGAAAAGTCGGCCCGGCTGTCGTCCGGCGCGGTGGTCGTTCGTGGTCATGGTGCAAGGGGTGATCGAGCCGGTCACCCACCCGGACCGCAAGGAGTCACCGATGAAGCTCAGCCTGAACATCTTCGTCAGCCTCGACGGCGTCATGCAGGGCCCCGGCGCCCCGCAGGAGGACACCACCGGAGGTTTCACCCGGGGCGGCTGGCTGGTCCCGCACCTGGACGAGGAGTTCGGTCGGATCGTCGACGAGGAATGGTTCGCCCACGCCGACGCCGTGCTGCTCGGGCGGACCACCTTCGACATGATGCGGCCGTACTGGAGCGCCTACCCGAACCAGGAGGAGCTGGTGGCCCGCGTGCTGAACACCTTCCCCAAGTACCTGGTCTCCGACACGCTCACCGACGAGCAGGCGGCCTGGGGTCCGACCACCGTGATCCGCGGCGACGTGGTCGAGCAGGTCCGGGCGATCAAGCAGCAGCCCGGCCGGGAACTGCAGGTACATGGCAGCTGGCAGCTCGCGCAGACCCTGCACAACGCCGGGCTGGTCGACACCTACCGGCTGCTGGTGTTCCCGGTGGTCGTCGGCCAGGGCAAGCGCCTGTTCGACGAGCACAGCCGGCCGACGGCCTTCCGGACGGTGTCGCGGACGGCCACTGCGGGCGGCCTGACCCACCTGGTTCTCGAGCCGACCGCGTTCACCAGCGGTGACCTCACCGCCGACGGCACCACCGACCTCGAGGCCGACGGGACGGAGGTGAGCGCCACCGTCCCGGCCTGAGCACGCCCCGAACCCATCCCGCACGATCACCCCGTAACCCACAGGAGCCCACCATGAAGCAGTACATGCTCTCCGTCCACCACGAGTCCCCGGCCGAGGTCGCCGCCATCACCGAGCAGGACATGCAGCGGATGTTCCAGCAGGTCGACGCGTTCAACGAGCAGGTCCGGCAGGCCGGCGCCTGGGTGTTCGCCGGCGGCCTGGAAGACATCGAATCGGCCACCGTGGTCGACGCCCGCGGCGCCGAGGCGGTCATCACCGACGGACCGTTCTCCGAGACCAAGGAGTACCTGGGCGGCTTCTGGGTGATCCAGGCCGCCGACCTGGACGAGGCCCTGGAATGGGCCCGCAAGGGCTCGGCCGCCTGCGAGGGCCGGGTCGAGGTCCGCCCCTTCCAGGGCGAGGCCTAGCCGCCACCGGCGGTCTTCGTCCGGGCGGGCGATCGTCGGGTGAAATGGGGGCATGCCCGACGACCCCGCTCCGCGCATCGACACCGCCCCGCGCATCGGTTCCGTCCCGGCCCGGAGCATCGAGCAGGTGTTCCGGGCCGAGCACGGACGGCTGGTCGCCACCCTGATCCGTCGCTTCAGCGACATCGACCTGGCCGAGGAAGCGCTCGGCGACGCGCTGGTCGTCGCGCTGCAGACCTGGCCCGAGCAGGGCCTGCCGGCCAATCCCGGCGGCTGGCTCACCACCACGGCCACCAACCGGGCCATCGACCGGATCCGTCGTGAGTCCACCCGGGACGCTCGGCACCGGCAGGCCAGCGCCCAGACCCTGACCCAGCACGACCCGATCGCCGAGCGCGACCGGCAGGAGGAGGAGGTCGGCGTGATCACCGACGACCGGCTCCGGCTGATCTTCACCTGCTGCCACCCGGCGCTGGCCCCGGAGGCGCGGGTCGCGCTCACCCTGCGCCTGCTCGGCGGGCTGACCAGCACCGAGATCGCGCAGGCGTTCCTGGTCCCGGAGCCGACCATGGCCCAGCGGCTGACCCGGGCCAAGCGCAAGATCAAGACGGCCGGCATCCCGTACCGGGTGCCGCAGGCGGAGGACCTGCCGGCCCGGCTGGCCGGTGTGCTGGCGGTGCTCTACCTGATCTTCAACGAGGGCTATCTGGCCAGCTCCGGCGACCAGCCGGTGCGCGACGACCTGTGCGCCGAGGCGATCCGGCTCACCCGGGTGGTCCGCGGCCTGCTCCCCGACGAACCCGAGGTCGCCGGGCTGCTCGCGCTGATGCTGCTCACCCAGGCCCGGCGGGCCACCCGGGTGGCCGGCGGGGTGCTGGTGCCGCTGGACGAGCAGGACCGGACGGCCTGGTCCCGGGACCTGATCGGGCAGGGGCACGAGCTGGTCCGCGAGTGCCTGCGCCGCAACCGACCCGGCCAGTACCAGCTGCTGGCCGCGATCAACGCGGTGCACACCGACGCGCCGACCGCCGCGGACACCGACTGGGGCCAGATCGTCGCGCTGTACGACCAGCTGCGCCGGGTGCACCCGTCACCGATCGTCGAGCTGAACCGGGCGGTCGCGGTCGCCGAGCTGGACGGTCCGGCGGTCGGGCTGGCCCTGGTCGAACCCCTGGACCTGGCCGGATACCACCCGTGGCACGTCGCCCGGGCCGATCTGCTGCGCCGGCTCGACCGGCCGCAGGACGCCGCGGCCGCCTACGAACAGGCCCTGGGCATGACCGAGAACGAGGCCGAACGGGCCTTCCTGCGCCGCAAGCAGCGCGAGCTGACCGGCCACTGAAGGCGGCCGGGGACCCCGGTGGGCCGGTGATTGCCGGACTCGGGGCCCGGCCGTGGGACGATGGAGCGTCCGCCCGCCCGCACTCCAGAAGGATCCAGAAAGACTCCCGTGACATCTGGTCTCGCCGCCCGTGCCCATCGCACGTTCACCCCGCCGGAGTTGATCCGCAACTTCTGCATCATCGCGCACATCGATCACGGCAAGTCGACGCTCGCGGACCGGATGCTGCAGCTCACCGGGGTGGTGGAGGAGCGGGCCATGCGGGCCCAGTACCTGGACCGGATGGACATCGAGCGTGAGCGTGGCATCACCATCAAGTCGCAGGCCGTCCGGCTGCCCTGGGCCGCGCCCGGCCGCGACGGCAAGACCATCGATCACGTCCTGAACCTGATCGACACCCCCGGCCACGTGGACTTCACCTACGAGGTGTCCCGCTCGCTGGCCGCCTGCGAGGGGGCCGTGCTGCTGGTCGACGCCGCGCAGGGCATCGAGGCGCAGACCTTGGCCAACCTGTACCTGGCCCTGGAGAACGACCTGCACGTCATCCCGGTGCTGAACAAGATCGACCTGCCGGCCGCCCAGCCGGAGCGGTACGCCGAGGAGATCGCGCACATCATCGGCGGCTCGCCCGACGACGTGCTGCGGGTCTCCGGCAAGACCGGGGCCGGGGTCAAGGAGCTGCTGGACAAGGTGGTGGCCGAGATCCCGCCGCCGGTCGGCGACGCGGACGCCCCCGCCCGCGCGATGATCTTCGACTCGGTCTACGACATCTACCGCGGCGTCATCACCTACATCCGCGTCATCGACGGCAAGATCACCCCGCGCGAGCGCATCCAGATGATGTCCACCCGGGCCATCCACGAACTGCTCGAGGTCGGCGTCATCTCGCCCGAACCCATCCCCACGGTCGGGCTGGGGGTCGGCGAGGTCGGTTACCTGATCACCGGCGTCAAGGACGTCCGGCAGTCCAAGGTCGGCGACACCATCACCTCCGCGGCCAAGGGCGCCACCGTCCCGCTCGGCGGGTACCGCGACCCGCGGCCGATGGTCTACTCAGGGCTGTACCCACTGGACGGCTCGGACTACCCGTTGCTGCGCGACGCGCTGGACAAGCTGCGGCTCAACGACGCGGCCCTGACCTACGAGCCGGAGACCTCGGCCGCGCTCGGGTTCGGGTACCGCTGCGGGTATCTGGGCCTGCTGCACATGGAGATCACCCGCGACCGTTTGGAACGCGAGTTCGGCCTCGACCTGATCTCCACCACCCCGAACGTGGTCTACCGGGTCACCATGGAGGACACCACCACGCACGTGGTGACCAACCCCAGCGACTGGCCGTCGGGCAAGATCCGCGACATCGTCGAGCCGATCGTGCGGTGCACCATCATCAGCCCGAGCGAGTACATCGGCACCATCATGGAGCTGTGCCAGTCCCGGCGAGGATCGTTGGGCGGCATGGACTATCTGTCCGAGACCCGGGTCGAGCTGCGCTACACGATGCCGCTGGGCGAGATCATCTTCGACTTCTTCGACGCGCTGAAGTCCCGCACCCGCGGCTACGCCTCGCTGGACTACGAGGAGATCGGCATGCAGGAGGCCGACCTGGTCAAGGTCGACATCCTGCTGCAGGGCGAGGCGGTCGACGCCTTCTCGGCGATCGTGCACAAGGACTCCGCCTACGGCTACGGCGTCTCGATGACGGCCAAGCTGCGTGAGCTGATCCCGCGGCAGCAGTTCGAGGTGCCGATCCAGGCCGCGGTCGGGTCCAGAGTCATTGCCCGCGAGACGATCCGGGCGATGCGCAAGGACGTGCTGGCCAAGTGCTACGGCGGTGACATCACCCGGAAGCGCAAGCTGCTGGAGAAGCAGAAGGAGGGCAAGAAGCGGATGAAGATGGTCGGTCGGGTCGAGGTCCCGCAGGAGGCCTTCATCGCCGCACTGTCCACCGACTCCGCCCCGGCGGCCGGCAAGGACGCCAAGAAGTAGCCACCCGGGGGCGCGGTGCGCCCGGCGCTATCCCGGCACCAGACCGGTCAGATAACTGCCGACCACCGCCGCGATCTCGGCCCGGGACTGGGTGGTGCCGGCCGGTGCGGCGGACAGCGAGCCCACCCCGACCAGCCGGTCGTACTGCAGCCCGTCGAGCAGGGCGATCAGCCCGTCGGCCGACCGGGGCGGGTCGGCCGCGCCCAGCCGGGTGACCGCGCCGATCGCCAGGGTCCGGAAAATGCTGCCGGCGTGCAGGATCTCGCGCAGATCGGGATCCGAGGCCACCTCGATCTCGCAGGCCATCCGGGCCAGCGTGCGGTCGCGGTGCTCGCCGATCTGCCCGTCGATGAAGATTGCGACACGGTCCGCCAGCCGGCCGGCCTCGGCCCGTCGCCCGTCCCGGGTGGTCGGTGCCCCCTCCGGGCCGGTCGGCGGGCCCGGCAGCCCGGCCAGCCGCGCCCGGTTGATCTCGGCGATCCGGACCAGCACGCCCCGCAACAGTTCTCGGCGCGTTCGGAAGTGGTACGAGGTGGTGCCGGTCGGCACATCGGCCGCGGCGTCGACGGCCCGGTGGGTGAGCGCGCGCATACCGCTGCTCGCGATCAGGCCGATGGCGGCGTCGGCGAGCAGCTGCGGCCGGTCGGTGATGACGGGCATCGAATGTCCTTCTTGACGGTGGCTGCGACAGGTGTAGTGTATCCGCTACAAATGTAGCACTACAGATGTAGCAACCGAGGAGAACGGCGATGGGCGAGCAGGAACTGCATGTGGTGGTGGGTGCGGGCGGGGTGACCGGGCGGCTGGTCGTCCGGCACCTGCTGGCCGCCGGTTGCCGGGTCCGGGCGGTCACCCGCGACGGGCGCCCGGTCGGCGCCAGCCGGGCCGAACGGGTCGCGGTGGACGCGGCCGATCCCGTCGCGCTGACCGCGGCGGCGCGCGGGGCCGTCGCGATCCATCACTGTGCGATGCCGCCGATCGGGCGGTGGCGCCGCGACTTCCCGCCGCTGACCGACGCGATCATCGCCGCCGGGGAGGCGACGGGTGCGCGGGTCGTCTACGCGGACGACACCTGGATGTACGGCCGGGTCACCGGTCCGATGACCCCCGACCTGCCCTCCCGGCCGGTCAGTCGGCACGGTGTGCTGCGCGCGTGGCTGGCCGAACGGTTCGAGCACGCCGCGGCGGCCGGGCGGATCCGGTTGTCGATCGTGCGGGCCGGTGAGCTCTATGGGCCAGGGGTTCACTCGATGATCGCCGGCACGGTGTTCGGCGCCATCCGCCGCGGCCGGACCGCCCGGTGGTTCGGTACCCCTGACCTGCCGATCACCCCGACCTACATCGACGACTTCGCCCGCACCATCGCCACCGTCGGCTGCCGGGACCGCGCCACCAGCCGGATCTGGCACGTGCCGCACCCGGCGGCCACCACCGGTCGGGAACTGGTTGCGGTCGCCGCGACCCAGGCCGGTCGATCAGCGGCCGTCGCCGCGATCACCCGCCGGCAGCTGCGGGTGCTGGGCGCGCTCGTCCCGCTGGCTCGGGACGGCGCGTCCCTGGTCTACCAGTTCGAGCAGCCATTCGTCGTCGACGGCACCGCGACCGCCGAAGCCTTCGGCATCACGCCGACGCCCTACGTCCAGGGTGTCCGGGCGGTCCTGGCCGCATCCCCGGCGGCGTCACAGTGAGCGGCCCGCCGGTGTCCAAGGTGGGGCAGGCGTGGTCCGCGTCGCCATCAGCCAGCGCAGGAGCAGGGCAGGAGCAGGAATGAACCCGAAGATTGCCGTGGCCGGCGGAACCGGGCTGGTCGGATCGATGGTGGTGGCCGAAGCGCGGGCCGCCGGCCGGGAACCGGTCGTCCTGGCCCGATCGGCCGGGGTCGACCTGCGGACCGGGGTCGGGCTGGACGCGGCCCTGGACGGCGTCGACGCGGTCATCGACGTGATCAACATCGATACGCAACGCCGGCGCCGGGCGGTGGAGCTCTTCGGCACCGCAACCGCCACCCTGCTGCGGGCCGAGGAACGGGCCGGGGTCCGGCATCACGTGATGCTGTCCATCGTCGGCATCGATCGGGTGGACACGGGGTATTACGCCGGCAAGCGCCGAGCGGAAGAGGTGGTCACCGGTGGCCGGGTGCCCTGGACGATTCTGCGGTCGACGCAGTTCCACGAGTTCGCGGACCTGCTCCTGGGTCTGGTGCCGGGGCCGGTCGTGGTCGTGCCGACCATGCTGAGCCGGCCGGTCGCGGCCCGCGAGGTGGCGCGGCACCTGGTGACGCTGGCCGGCGGGCCGGCCGCGGGCCGGACCCCGGAGATCGCCGGCCCGCAGGAGCGGCGGATGGCCGACCTGGTGCGTCGGCTGGCCCGCGCCCGCGGATCCCGCCGGGCGGTGCTGGAACTGCCGGTGCTGGGCGCGGCGGCCACCGCGACGGCGCGGGGCGCGCTGCTCCCGGCGGAACCCGGTCCCCGGGGGATCGAGACGTTCGAACAGTGGCTGGCCCGAACCGGCCGGCCCGGGCAGCTGACCCCGGACGACCGCGTGAGCGACCGACGATGAGGGTCGGCATCATCGGGGCCGGCATCGGCGGGTTGGCCACCGCGGTCGGCCTGCAGCGGGCGGGCGTGCCGGTCACGGTGTTCGAACGACGCGACGGCGCTGGCGATGCCGGGTCCGGGATCTCGCTGTTCGGCAACGGCCTGGCCGCCCTGGACGCGCTCGGGCTGGGGCCGGCCGCGCGCGAGATCGGCGCGGTGCCCGGCGGAATCGGCCCGGACACGCCGGCCGGGCAGCGGCGTCCGGACGGCCGCTGGCTGACCCGGCTGCCCCACTCGGTGCAGCAGACGGTCGCGGTCGTGCACCG
This genomic window from Nakamurella multipartita DSM 44233 contains:
- a CDS encoding NAD-dependent epimerase/dehydratase family protein, producing MGEQELHVVVGAGGVTGRLVVRHLLAAGCRVRAVTRDGRPVGASRAERVAVDAADPVALTAAARGAVAIHHCAMPPIGRWRRDFPPLTDAIIAAGEATGARVVYADDTWMYGRVTGPMTPDLPSRPVSRHGVLRAWLAERFEHAAAAGRIRLSIVRAGELYGPGVHSMIAGTVFGAIRRGRTARWFGTPDLPITPTYIDDFARTIATVGCRDRATSRIWHVPHPAATTGRELVAVAATQAGRSAAVAAITRRQLRVLGALVPLARDGASLVYQFEQPFVVDGTATAEAFGITPTPYVQGVRAVLAASPAASQ
- a CDS encoding SDR family oxidoreductase, producing MNPKIAVAGGTGLVGSMVVAEARAAGREPVVLARSAGVDLRTGVGLDAALDGVDAVIDVINIDTQRRRRAVELFGTATATLLRAEERAGVRHHVMLSIVGIDRVDTGYYAGKRRAEEVVTGGRVPWTILRSTQFHEFADLLLGLVPGPVVVVPTMLSRPVAAREVARHLVTLAGGPAAGRTPEIAGPQERRMADLVRRLARARGSRRAVLELPVLGAAATATARGALLPAEPGPRGIETFEQWLARTGRPGQLTPDDRVSDRR